One segment of Metallosphaera cuprina Ar-4 DNA contains the following:
- the gds gene encoding geranylgeranyl diphosphate synthase: MELEKYLGEVITQVNETIDKYIQGDVPELYEASRYLLKAGGKRLRPLMVVLSSELLGGSRDRAILAGAAIEVLHNFTLIHDDIMDQDTTRRGLPTVHVKWGIPTAILAGDLLHAKAFELITESIKGLPIDLAYRALNCFSRSIVIVSEGQAMDMEFERRWDVTENLYLEMIRKKTAQLFACSAHLGGLLANGTNEEVNSLYDFGEKIGIAFQIMDDILGITADEKELGKPLYSDIREGKKTILLIKALERANEHQRKTIMNGMGSSEVSTLSSVASLLSELSLDYSQQLVRKYYENALRSLSKVRSRNQLALDGLRAIADLIITRRK; the protein is encoded by the coding sequence ATGGAACTAGAAAAATATCTTGGAGAGGTAATAACGCAAGTCAATGAAACCATTGATAAATATATTCAAGGAGATGTGCCGGAGCTATACGAAGCTTCAAGGTACCTATTAAAGGCAGGAGGGAAGAGACTACGTCCGTTGATGGTGGTTCTCTCTTCAGAACTTCTAGGTGGTAGCAGAGATAGGGCTATTTTAGCTGGAGCAGCGATAGAAGTATTGCACAATTTTACATTAATTCATGACGATATTATGGACCAAGATACGACCAGAAGAGGATTACCCACGGTTCACGTTAAGTGGGGGATCCCAACCGCGATTTTAGCTGGGGACCTATTACATGCAAAGGCCTTTGAGTTAATTACTGAATCAATAAAGGGACTTCCAATTGATTTGGCTTACAGGGCACTGAACTGCTTCTCAAGATCAATAGTCATCGTTTCAGAAGGACAGGCAATGGACATGGAGTTCGAGAGAAGGTGGGACGTTACCGAGAATCTGTACCTAGAAATGATAAGGAAAAAAACGGCCCAACTTTTCGCATGTTCAGCTCACTTAGGTGGTCTTTTAGCTAATGGTACAAATGAAGAAGTAAACAGTTTATATGATTTTGGAGAAAAAATTGGAATAGCATTTCAAATAATGGATGACATTCTAGGGATTACCGCAGATGAAAAGGAGTTAGGCAAACCTCTTTATAGCGATATAAGAGAGGGGAAAAAGACGATACTTCTAATCAAAGCGCTTGAAAGAGCTAACGAACATCAAAGGAAAACCATAATGAACGGTATGGGCTCAAGCGAAGTTTCAACACTAAGTAGTGTAGCTTCTTTGCTATCCGAACTGTCTTTAGATTACTCCCAGCAACTAGTTAGGAAGTATTATGAAAACGCACTAAGGTCTCTATCAAAAGTGAGGTCTCGCAATCAATTGGCCCTTGATGGATTAAGAGCGATTGCGGATTTAATAATAACAAGGCGAAAATAA